The following nucleotide sequence is from Malania oleifera isolate guangnan ecotype guangnan chromosome 4, ASM2987363v1, whole genome shotgun sequence.
AGCAACTTAgaataaaataatatacatgtagAGAATTTGTCACGTGAACCGTAACACAGACGCGTgaatacccggtgcgtaatccaaaataATATACATGTACTTCACactgcataaaataaaataataaatacattagATTTAATTGTTTGATATCAATTTATAATTGTACAATCATAAGATCACTTgttttttagagaaaaaaaaaaaatcagtggCATCAGAAACATAATCATTAAACAATACTGGATGCCATTTTCTGGAAGCATGTGAACTAAAACCCTCACGTTTTGGTAATTTAATAAAGAAATGGTCTTAACTACAAATTCCATCTGAAAAGTTTTATTAGACTCCGACTCATCAGTCTTACAAATTCACTAAAACATTTTTCCAGCAATACTAAAAAACTGCCCACAGTGACTCTCTCTCTCAAACCATTCACATGTAGTTTTCCAGATCGTAACTAGAAATACCAGACGAACGATGATATAGATGAAGCTGAAATTCCACTTCCTATACATATCACTTTCACAACGTACATAACAATAGATCTGGATAAACTAAAAACACCCAACAGAAAAACATCTGGTAGCTAACCAGtcattttagattttcaatttctAAGCCCTCTCGCCTCGGATTCTACGCGCAAGCTGGATGTCCTTGGGCATGATGGTGACCCGCTTGGCATGAATCGCACAGAGATTGGTGTCCTCGAAGACTCCCACGAGGTAGGCCTCGGCGGCCTCCTGGAGGGCAGCAACGGCGCCGCTCTGGAACCGAAGATCGGTCTTGAAGTCCTGAGCAATTTCTCGAACCAGTCTCTGGAACGGGAGCTTCCTAATCAACAGCTCCGTGCTCTTCTGGTACCTTCTGATCTCCCTCAGCGCTACCGTTCCCGGCCTGAAGCGGTGGGGCTTTTTCACGCCGCCAGTAGCCGGAGCAGACTTCCGGGCAGCCTTGGTGGCCAGCTGCTTGCGCGGGGCCTTGCCTCCCGTCGATTTCCTCGCCGTCTGCTTAGTTCGCGCCATTTTGGAACTTGATTAGGGAAGATTACGAACTGGGGAGCGGGTGAAATTGGAAAACTGGATTGGAACTTGTTGGAGAATTTTGAATCGTGATGTTGGAAGCAGGATTTTGGTGAAGAATTTGTAGGCGAAGGCTGGGAGGGATTTGGGTTTGATTTTTGAACCTTCAGCCAAAGTTTTGTTTGGCGGGGGATTCTGGTCGTTGGATTTCGTGAGAAATGGACGGGTGAGATTTGCCGATTGAGAGTGACACGGCTTGCAGTCCGTGTGATAGGGATCCTTTGGAACTTCagaatttttttggaaaaaaaagtgTTGTATTTAGTTGTATTTAAATTAAGTTGGATATTTacttttaaattataaatattattatttttaattaataattattttaattaaaatttaaatgtttACTATTCAAAAATAGTAtaagataatttttttaattaataataattttattattgctgtatatttataacatattactatgaaattatgatataaataataatattaaataaatttaaatttttaatttattagaataaaattataataactaatatttaCTTTTAAatctattttaaataaaaacattaatatttataaaatttaaattttaaatgataattacttcaattttataatttaaatttaaatattatatattaactaaaattatataatattatttattaattaactataattttgttattaatgtatatttataacatataattattacgttaatttattttagaaataatatgaataactaaattaaaaattttaatctatctaatattaatttaaatttatagatggttcttttattcattctaaaatttaattctatattattaataattaataagttacaatgcataataaaataatatataactaatttttaataaataatttcattaataattacttaattgtcatttttaattaaaaatttaaataattttctcaagtaaaaataatgtaatattatttttcaattaacaataatcttgttcttaatttatatttataacatatcattatcatattaatttatgctaaaataatactattaaataatttttttattttaatattagttTAAACTAATAGtggtttttcttcttcattttagatttaaattatgtttcattaataattaatatatattataatgcaaaataaaataatatatgattatcttttaatatattttaaaatatatatacaccTTTTTGGAATTTGGGATGTCATTTTCTGGAAGCATGTTAAATAAACGTTGTTGATTGTGTCGGCCCAATAGtgcatctagaggggggtgaatagacactTTTTGCGGATAGTGTATTTTTCAACGAAAAAAATGAAGTTTAACAAGATACAAGTgatttatatcacaataaattacAAAGTAAATAAAACAAACCAATAaagtaaatgagagagagagagagagagagagagagagagagagagagaggagcttgACACTGAGACTTAATGTAGTTCGACACCTGGCCTATATCCTAGCCTTGAGACCAACTTAAGGATTGTCAAATCCACTATCCAATCTCCTTTCAAGACTGAGAAGCCTTTATAAATTGGGAACCAATCCCAACTACTCACCAAGAGCTAAAACAGGGAGTTTACTAAGAATCTCCTTACAAATGGTTCACCAATAACCTCCAATCTCACAATCAATCAACAATAAGAAATGTAGTGAATATAGAAAATGTTCCTTCTTGACCTGATAATACAAATTGaatcctcacactactctcttgagCAAATGATGTATAACAAGAAtgaagagcaagagagctttgagcaacTAAACCTAGAATGAATGCACAAGCTAACTTGATCACTAATCAATATGCAATCAATTTGCTTAATAAATGCAAGTGGGTTGGTATTTATGGGCAAGGGGACGAGCTAGCCATTGTCCAGTCGTTGAGCATTTAATGACATGACACAAACAGAAATATAACCATTTAAAGCTCGTTTTTCTCAGTTTGCCCGTTGTTAATTGTCGACGAGTGGCGTCAAATCGTCGATGAATTGTCCTCTGTCATCGACGAATCACCTCCTTTCGCTGACAAGTTACTTAGGCTGAAACACATATTTAACTACTGGAAAAATTTGTCAACGACTCTATACCATTTGTCGATGAGTCAGCCCCATTCGTCAACGATTCGCCCCCATTTGTCAACAATTCGCGTGGGTAGATTCTCATTTAGACTACTGATTTTATTAGTCGATGAATGCACTCCATTAGCCGACTATTCCCCTGTTTTTCATGCTTAACAAGCCATTTAATGAATTTGCCCATGCTTAGACAAAAGTATACAAAAGATGTTAAGTCCAATGATGCTTAATACttgttagctttagtgtattcccaagaggaggggtgaattggaatttgaaaCTTTTTCTCCTAGCTTAAACTAGTTTAG
It contains:
- the LOC131152624 gene encoding histone H3.2; translation: MARTKQTARKSTGGKAPRKQLATKAARKSAPATGGVKKPHRFRPGTVALREIRRYQKSTELLIRKLPFQRLVREIAQDFKTDLRFQSGAVAALQEAAEAYLVGVFEDTNLCAIHAKRVTIMPKDIQLARRIRGERA